The nucleotide window ATTGATTTTTAATAAATTTTATTTATTTTTATAATCAAATATAATAATATAATGAATAATAGTGAAGGTAAGAGTATTAAAAAAACTTAAACTAAAACCCTTATCTTTGCAGCCAAATTTTTAGCGGTTATGATTTTTTCTATGACAGGCTACGGAAAAGCCGATGCCCTGATAGGCGACAAACAAGTGAAGGTGGAGTTGCGCTCGCTTAATAGTAGCAAACAATTGGATATGGGTATGCGACTGCCCTTTTTGTTCCGTGCCAAAGAAGCCGACCTGCGCAAACTTATTGCCCAAAAAGCGGTGCGCGGCAAAGTAGATATGCTTGTTACGATAGAAAGTGCCGCCAATCCTACGCTTGCTATCAACAAAACGCTCTTTCGCAGTTATTTACAGGAATTGCAAAGTATTGCCGACAGTCTCCAACTGCCGCCGCAGGATTTGGTGGCTGCCGTACTGCGCCTGCCCGAAATTACGGCTGCCGAACCCACCGCCCACGAACACGAACTCGAACAACTCCAACAATTAGTAGAACAAGCCCTCGAAAATCTGCAACATTATCGCGCTCAGGAGGGCAATTTGTTGATGGTGGATTTTCAAGCACAGATTGCCGCCATATTACAAAAATTAGATACCGTAAAAAACCTCGCTCCGCTTCGCTTGCAAAAAGTACGCGACCAACTCCGCGAGTCGTTGCAACGCCACCTGCCCGATGCCGCTTACGACCCCAACCGCTTCGAGCAAGAACTTATTTATTACATAGAAAAACTCGACATCAGCGAAGAAATATCGCGCTTGCAAAATCATTGCTATTGGTTTCGCAGCGAACTCGCCTCTGCCGAAACAGAAAAGGGGAAAAAACTCAACTTTATTGCACAGGAAATAGGGCGCGAAATCAATACCATCGGCTCTAAAGCAAATGACAGCAATATTCAGGTGGCAGTAGTGGATATGAAAGACGAACTGGAAAAAATAAAAGAACAATTACTCAATATTTTATAATCCAATATTATTATCACTTTGCCTGCACCTCAAATTAAGGTTTAATTTTTTTTCATATTTCATTTTGTAAAAACAAAACATTCTCTATTCACTATATGATAACGCCCCTCCCAAAAGTTATAATCATCACAGCTCCTTCGGGTGCCGGAAAAACTACGTTGGTGCGTTATCTATTGGATAAAATGAACCATCAATTGGCTTTTTCGGTATCAGCTACCACACGCGCCCGCCGCGAACACGAAATAGAAGGAAAAGATTATTATTTTATCAGTAAGGAAGAATTTATTGAAAAACGCGACAAAGGCGAATTTTTGGAATGGGAAGAAGTATATGACGGCAACTACTACGGCACGCTCAAAAGCGAAGTATTGCGCATTGCCGCTCAACACAAATCCTGTATTTTTGATGTAGATGTAAAAGGCGCACTCAATATCAAAAAACACTACGGCTCACAAGCTCTGGCAATTTTTATAAAAGTACCCTCGATCGCCGACCTGCGCCGCCGCCTCGAAGCACGCCTCACCGAAACACCCCAAACCATAGAACGCCGCCTGCAACGTGCCGTTATGGAAATACAACACGAAAACGACTTTGACCGCATTATCGTCAATCGCCATTTACCCGCCGCCAAACGCACCGCCTATCACTATGTGTCGGCTTTTTTGAATGAAACCCCCACAACCGAACACAAAAAACAGCAAAAAGCAACTTTTTAAGGGCTGTTGTACGTTGATAATATGTACACACAGAAGAGGGGAATACTATGCTTTTTTAAATTTAAATTAAATTTTATAAAAAAACAAGCGTTTAATCACTTTGATTGTTTTATAAAAAACCCAAATAAAATGATCTCTGCAATCACAAATGGCGTAAAAGTAAGTGTAGAAGTTTTCTATCAAAATGAATTTTCGCGCCCCAGTATGCACGAATATATTTTCACTTACCGCATCAGTATTGAAAACCAAAGTAGCTATACCATCAAACTCCTCCAACGGCACTGGCACATTTTAGACTCCACCGGCAAACACCGCGAAGTGCGTGGCGAGGGCGTAGTGGGCAAGCAACCCGTACTCGAAAGCGGACAATCCCACGTTTATGTGTCGGGTTGTAATTTGGAGAGTGAATTCGGGCGGATGTGGGGCAGCTACACCATGGAGCGCGTATCCAACGGCAAGCAGTTTGAAGTAGATATTCCGGCTTTTATGATGGAAGTCAGCTCAAAGCTCAATTAATTAGCTCATCGCGCATTTATATTTTTAAAAACGCATTAAAGATGAAACGATTGCTGTATTTTTCATTGCAAATAACACTTGCTTTGCTGTGGTATTGGCATATTCAGGCGCAATCTTTTGAGTACAATGCTAATTGCTCGCAAGCCTACCGCAGCACTATCAACCTTAAATTTGATGAAGCACGCAGACTTTTGCAGCAAGAAAACGAACAAAATCCCGACAATCTGCTGCCCTTGTTGCTATACAACTACATAGATGCCCTCACTGCTTTTATCAGCGAACAACAAAGCGATTTGGATATTTATGATAAAAATGCAGCGCAACGCCTCAAAACTATCCGCGAAAAAGGAAATCCGCAGTCGCCTTATTATTTGTATTGCCAAGCCGAAATTGAGTTTCAAAGCACCATCGCCCGCATCAAATCTGAAGCCTACTGGGAAGCTTTCTGGCAACTCAAACGCTCCTACAACCTCTACAGCGACAATATAGAAAAATTTCCCGCATTTTTGCTCAATTACAAATCTTTCGGCTGTATGGAAGCCCTCATCGGCACTTTGCCCGACAACTACCAGTGGGGGCTTAAAATTGTGGGCATGAGTGGCTCTGTAAAAAAAGGTATGCAAAAAATGACTGATTTTTTACAATATTCCAAAGTCAACGGCTATCCTTTTTATGAAGAAGCCCAAGTGGTTTATGCTTTTTTTTTGATTTATGTGGACAAAAAACCACAAGAAGCTCTGCGTATGGTGCAGCACGATATTGCACACGGCAACAGCCCCCTGATTGACGGCACTTGCGCCGATATTGCCTATCGGGTAGGAAGAACCGATTATGCCATTCAACTCATTGAAAATACACCAAAAGGAAAAGGATATTTTCCGTATTTTGTAAATGACTATTTGCTCGGCAGTTTTAAATTATATCGCAATGACAACGATGCCTCCCTGCCTTTATTGAATTTTATCAATGGATTTAAAGGCAAACATTATATAAAAAGTGCTTGTCAATATTTGGCATATCATTATTGGTTGCAAAACAAACCTGAACAAGCGCATACTGCCTACGAATGGTGCAAACAAAAAGGGGCATTGTTGTTAGATGCCGACAAAAAAGCACAGGAAGAAGCCGAAAGCGGAAAGCTGCCCCACCGCCAGTTGTTGGCGGCACGGCTCAACTTTGACGGCGGCTATTACAAAAAATCTTTAGACCACATCAATGCCATTGATTTAGATAAACTGAGCGTTTTTTATGAGCGTATTGAATATTTTTATCGCTTGGCACGCATCAATCATGCCTTGGGCAATCAAACGGAGGCGCAGCAGCTATACGAAATTGTTATTCAAAAAGACCCCCACCCTACCGAATATTATACACCCAAATCCTGTTTGTATTTGGGCGAGATGTACGAGCATAACAAAAACTACGAAAAAGCGCGTTTCTATTACCGTCAGGTATTTAATTATGATAATTATGCGTATAAAAACAGCTTAGAACAACAAGCCAAAGCTGGTTTAGATCGTTTGAAATAATGATATTCTGTTCAAAAAAAGCAGTGGAGGGATTTATTAAAAATAAAAAAGTTTGCGACTTCACAGCCGCAAACCTAAACCAGAAAGGGTGAATAAAACTAAAAACGCTAAAAATAAAATCTGGTAAAAAGTTATGCTATCACAGCATGGTATTTATTTTTTAACCAAAAAAAACTTTCAAAATTGCTGTTTAAGGACGCACCCATTTTTGAGAACGACCTAACAGAGAAAATCCCATATAACCGCGTACATCTAATGAGCCGTCTTTGTTCATTGTAAGGCGACACGAATACACTTTTCCGTTTTTGGGGTCTAAGATAGTGCCATTATCCCAATAAGTGCCTTCTGATGTCATATCGCGGATAACTGTCATACCAATAACGCGCTTGCCTTTGCGGTCATCTGTACATTTGTCGCAGTTGGGGTCTTTCTCCTCATCTGCTGTACGATTCAACAACTCAAGGACTTTTCCGTAAATTTTACCGTTTTGTTCGTATATCTCAACAATAGAGCGCGACTTACCCGTTTCATCGTCTATTGTTTT belongs to Sphingobacteriales bacterium and includes:
- a CDS encoding YicC family protein — encoded protein: MTGYGKADALIGDKQVKVELRSLNSSKQLDMGMRLPFLFRAKEADLRKLIAQKAVRGKVDMLVTIESAANPTLAINKTLFRSYLQELQSIADSLQLPPQDLVAAVLRLPEITAAEPTAHEHELEQLQQLVEQALENLQHYRAQEGNLLMVDFQAQIAAILQKLDTVKNLAPLRLQKVRDQLRESLQRHLPDAAYDPNRFEQELIYYIEKLDISEEISRLQNHCYWFRSELASAETEKGKKLNFIAQEIGREINTIGSKANDSNIQVAVVDMKDELEKIKEQLLNIL
- a CDS encoding DUF2147 domain-containing protein → MKKILFVLSFIIFSVANLNAQSKITGKWKTIDDETGKSRSIVEIYEQNGKIYGKVLELLNRTADEEKDPNCDKCTDDRKGKRVIGMTVIRDMTSEGTYWDNGTILDPKNGKVYSCRLTMNKDGSLDVRGYMGFSLLGRSQKWVRP
- the gmk gene encoding guanylate kinase, which encodes MITPLPKVIIITAPSGAGKTTLVRYLLDKMNHQLAFSVSATTRARREHEIEGKDYYFISKEEFIEKRDKGEFLEWEEVYDGNYYGTLKSEVLRIAAQHKSCIFDVDVKGALNIKKHYGSQALAIFIKVPSIADLRRRLEARLTETPQTIERRLQRAVMEIQHENDFDRIIVNRHLPAAKRTAYHYVSAFLNETPTTEHKKQQKATF
- a CDS encoding tetratricopeptide repeat protein; protein product: MKRLLYFSLQITLALLWYWHIQAQSFEYNANCSQAYRSTINLKFDEARRLLQQENEQNPDNLLPLLLYNYIDALTAFISEQQSDLDIYDKNAAQRLKTIREKGNPQSPYYLYCQAEIEFQSTIARIKSEAYWEAFWQLKRSYNLYSDNIEKFPAFLLNYKSFGCMEALIGTLPDNYQWGLKIVGMSGSVKKGMQKMTDFLQYSKVNGYPFYEEAQVVYAFFLIYVDKKPQEALRMVQHDIAHGNSPLIDGTCADIAYRVGRTDYAIQLIENTPKGKGYFPYFVNDYLLGSFKLYRNDNDASLPLLNFINGFKGKHYIKSACQYLAYHYWLQNKPEQAHTAYEWCKQKGALLLDADKKAQEEAESGKLPHRQLLAARLNFDGGYYKKSLDHINAIDLDKLSVFYERIEYFYRLARINHALGNQTEAQQLYEIVIQKDPHPTEYYTPKSCLYLGEMYEHNKNYEKARFYYRQVFNYDNYAYKNSLEQQAKAGLDRLK
- the apaG gene encoding Co2+/Mg2+ efflux protein ApaG, which codes for MISAITNGVKVSVEVFYQNEFSRPSMHEYIFTYRISIENQSSYTIKLLQRHWHILDSTGKHREVRGEGVVGKQPVLESGQSHVYVSGCNLESEFGRMWGSYTMERVSNGKQFEVDIPAFMMEVSSKLN